The proteins below come from a single Paracoccus sp. SCSIO 75233 genomic window:
- a CDS encoding GNAT family N-acetyltransferase — protein sequence MSPEFLAQIHAKCFKRPRPWGAREFSDLLQDGMIFLIPDSHGFALGRAVADEAELLTIAVLPEARRKGLGLFLLEQFEADASARGAATAFLEVASDNRPAQSLYRRANWQSAGERPNYYARGVNAIVMRKELADTDRGAAPDPGIFTPV from the coding sequence ATGAGCCCGGAGTTTCTGGCGCAGATCCATGCGAAATGCTTCAAACGCCCCCGGCCGTGGGGCGCGCGCGAATTTTCGGATCTGCTGCAGGACGGCATGATCTTCCTCATCCCTGACAGTCATGGCTTTGCACTCGGGCGGGCGGTTGCTGACGAAGCCGAATTGCTCACCATAGCCGTCCTCCCCGAGGCGCGGCGCAAAGGTCTGGGGCTGTTTCTGCTCGAACAGTTCGAGGCCGATGCAAGCGCAAGGGGCGCGGCAACCGCATTTCTGGAGGTCGCAAGCGACAATCGGCCCGCACAGAGCTTATACCGCCGCGCCAACTGGCAAAGCGCCGGAGAACGGCCCAACTACTATGCTCGCGGGGTCAATGCCATCGTGATGCGCAAGGAATTGGCAGATACAGACCGGGGCGCTGCCCCGGACCCCGGGATATTTACACCAGTGTGA
- the tsaB gene encoding tRNA (adenosine(37)-N6)-threonylcarbamoyltransferase complex dimerization subunit type 1 TsaB, which translates to MPDALTLGFDTSAAHCAAALLSGDRVIATRLEQMSKGQAERLFPLLEELLASANAQWRDLSLIGVGTGPGNFTGIRISVAAARGLALSLGIPAIGVSATEALAFGLSRPCRIVIPGRRDQAIWQDFGVGPSSPQQGEITSLPPGPPVADPIVTIAEGTARIAREQADEPQPRPAPLYLRPADAAPSRERGPVMLP; encoded by the coding sequence TTGCCTGATGCGCTGACGCTCGGCTTCGACACATCGGCCGCGCATTGCGCGGCCGCTTTGCTGTCAGGCGACAGGGTTATCGCAACGCGGCTGGAGCAGATGAGCAAGGGACAGGCCGAACGGCTGTTCCCGCTGCTTGAGGAGCTGCTGGCATCCGCAAATGCGCAATGGCGCGATCTGAGCCTGATCGGCGTCGGAACGGGCCCGGGCAATTTCACCGGCATCCGTATCTCCGTCGCCGCCGCGCGTGGGCTGGCGCTGTCTTTGGGCATTCCGGCAATCGGGGTCAGCGCGACCGAAGCGCTCGCCTTTGGCCTGTCCCGGCCTTGCCGGATCGTCATACCCGGGCGGCGCGATCAAGCCATCTGGCAGGATTTCGGCGTTGGCCCGTCCAGCCCCCAACAAGGTGAGATCACCAGCCTTCCGCCCGGACCACCAGTCGCCGATCCAATCGTGACCATTGCCGAAGGCACAGCCCGTATCGCACGGGAGCAGGCCGACGAACCGCAACCAAGGCCGGCACCGCTCTACCTGCGCCCCGCAGACGCAGCACCTTCGCGCGAGCGTGGGCCGGTCATGCTTCCATGA
- a CDS encoding NifU family protein produces MFIQTETTPNPATLKFLPGQPVLDEGTVDFVSADEAAVSPLASRIFATGGVTGVFLGADFVTVTKQDDREWDHIKPALLGAIMEHYQSGAPVMTGSAEKVGHADHDGEDAEVVNQIKELLDTRVRPAVAQDGGDITFHGFDRGVVYLHMQGACAGCPSSTMTLKMGIENLLRHYIPEVTEVRPIA; encoded by the coding sequence ATGTTTATCCAGACCGAAACCACGCCGAACCCCGCAACCCTGAAATTCCTGCCCGGCCAGCCGGTTCTGGACGAGGGCACCGTGGATTTCGTCTCGGCTGACGAAGCCGCCGTCTCGCCGCTGGCCAGCCGCATCTTCGCCACCGGCGGCGTCACCGGGGTGTTTCTGGGGGCCGATTTCGTGACGGTGACCAAGCAGGACGACCGGGAATGGGATCACATCAAGCCCGCCCTGCTGGGCGCGATCATGGAGCATTACCAGTCCGGCGCCCCGGTGATGACCGGCAGTGCCGAAAAAGTCGGCCACGCAGACCATGACGGCGAAGACGCCGAGGTGGTGAACCAGATCAAGGAACTGCTCGACACCCGTGTACGCCCCGCCGTTGCGCAGGATGGCGGCGACATCACCTTCCACGGCTTCGACCGCGGCGTTGTCTATCTGCATATGCAGGGGGCCTGCGCGGGCTGCCCGTCCTCGACCATGACGCTGAAAATGGGGATCGAGAACCTGCTGCGACATTATATCCCAGAAGTAACCGAGGTTCGTCCGATTGCCTGA
- a CDS encoding universal stress protein has protein sequence MRKFLVVMDESPECQNAMRFAAMRASRTSAGVVVLAIIPPDAIQHGIGVADLMRQEAEDRIASEYQVFSRWMRDNQGVDPELVIREGEPTVQILAQIDEDGEIGVLVLGASGGNDGPGPIVSRLLRDLGKLPCPVTLVPGDISRERLEAIS, from the coding sequence ATGCGTAAATTCTTGGTAGTTATGGATGAATCCCCGGAATGTCAGAATGCGATGCGTTTCGCGGCAATGCGCGCATCGCGAACATCAGCGGGGGTTGTCGTCCTTGCAATCATCCCGCCGGACGCGATTCAGCACGGTATCGGCGTGGCGGATCTGATGCGGCAGGAGGCCGAGGACCGGATCGCGTCCGAGTATCAGGTCTTCTCCCGATGGATGCGCGACAATCAGGGCGTCGATCCGGAACTGGTCATTCGGGAAGGCGAGCCGACAGTGCAAATTCTGGCCCAGATCGACGAGGATGGCGAAATCGGCGTTCTGGTCCTGGGTGCCAGCGGCGGCAATGACGGCCCCGGGCCAATCGTCTCGCGGCTTCTGCGCGATCTGGGCAAGCTTCCCTGTCCGGTTACACTCGTCCCCGGCGATATTTCGCGGGAACGACTCGAAGCGATCTCCTGA
- a CDS encoding sugar transferase: MTIQQNWETVEHRDALSAGEVWGLDAQQADHRFYRKYAKRAIDLVLAILLLVVLFVPMLVVAALLLVTQGRPLIYSGHRMKAPGEHFQQYKFRTMMRAEEDRGATGAYKNWRITRLGGFLRRTRMDELPQLINIIRGDMSFVGPRPPLPEYVERFPSLYAAVLKARPGVTGLATLIYHRHEDKIMSRCDSAEETDRAYYARCLPTKLRIELIYRRTASPTLDMWIMWKTLLALIPGCDRPRKRRGR; encoded by the coding sequence TTGACGATCCAACAGAACTGGGAGACAGTCGAGCATCGCGATGCCCTATCCGCCGGAGAGGTCTGGGGCCTTGACGCGCAACAGGCCGATCACCGTTTCTACAGAAAATATGCAAAACGGGCAATTGACCTGGTTCTCGCGATCCTGCTGCTGGTCGTTCTGTTCGTGCCGATGCTTGTCGTCGCGGCACTCTTGCTGGTCACTCAGGGCCGCCCGCTGATCTATTCCGGGCATCGGATGAAAGCCCCGGGCGAACATTTTCAGCAGTATAAATTCCGCACCATGATGCGCGCGGAGGAGGATCGCGGGGCGACCGGGGCCTATAAGAACTGGCGCATCACCCGGCTGGGCGGTTTCCTGCGGCGGACCCGGATGGACGAATTGCCGCAGCTCATCAATATCATTCGCGGCGACATGAGTTTCGTGGGGCCGCGCCCGCCCTTGCCGGAATATGTCGAGCGTTTCCCCTCGCTCTATGCCGCGGTGCTGAAGGCGCGTCCCGGTGTGACCGGCCTCGCGACGCTGATCTATCACCGGCATGAAGACAAGATCATGTCGCGATGTGATTCCGCCGAGGAAACCGACCGCGCCTATTATGCCCGCTGCCTGCCCACCAAGCTGCGGATCGAGTTGATTTATCGCCGGACAGCCTCGCCCACGCTGGATATGTGGATCATGTGGAAAACCCTGCTGGCGCTGATCCCCGGATGTGACCGTCCGCGCAAACGCCGGGGCCGCTGA
- a CDS encoding CreA family protein produces MKRLFTAMALCTAAPVGAEEVAKIGVDWVGNDIVIEAIHDPQVEGVTCHLAYFSRSMIDRLSQGNWFEDPSNSAIECSQTGPIRLGEVSRRKDGEDVFSEGRSLVFKSLRVKRIYDEENQVLIYLAHANELTEGSAKMSISTVPLNGAAATAE; encoded by the coding sequence ATGAAACGACTGTTCACAGCGATGGCGCTTTGCACCGCGGCACCCGTCGGCGCGGAAGAGGTCGCCAAGATCGGCGTCGACTGGGTCGGCAATGACATCGTCATCGAGGCAATCCATGATCCGCAGGTCGAGGGCGTGACCTGCCATCTGGCCTATTTCTCCCGCTCGATGATCGACCGGCTCAGCCAGGGAAACTGGTTCGAGGACCCCTCCAACAGCGCGATCGAGTGCAGCCAGACCGGCCCGATCCGGCTGGGCGAGGTATCGCGTCGGAAAGATGGCGAGGACGTGTTTTCCGAAGGCCGCTCGCTGGTGTTCAAATCGCTGCGGGTGAAGCGGATTTATGACGAGGAAAATCAGGTCCTGATCTATCTGGCCCATGCGAACGAGCTGACGGAAGGGTCTGCGAAAATGTCGATCTCCACGGTTCCGCTCAACGGCGCGGCGGCCACTGCGGAATAA
- a CDS encoding metallophosphoesterase, giving the protein MTSSDGPRLYAIGDVHGQLEQLQQAHLRIERDGGTDARIIHLGDLIDRGPDSRGVIEYLIDGIAAGRDWHSVKGNHDIELPRLLRDEGMSDPPNPPLWTEELNHGAETTLASYGIPDARSLPFDEVQDRARRLVPQQHADFLDRLPLYMQEPGFLFVHAGIRPGIPLAAQSPIDLMWIRNPFHDSTADHGALVIHGHTPLRKATHYGNRVNIDSGAGYGRPLSAIRLDRDGVWLLGTEDAELMTPGPTL; this is encoded by the coding sequence ATGACAAGCTCCGACGGACCAAGGCTTTATGCCATCGGCGATGTGCACGGCCAGCTTGAGCAACTGCAACAGGCGCATCTTCGTATCGAACGCGACGGCGGCACCGACGCAAGGATCATCCATCTGGGCGATCTGATCGATCGCGGCCCGGATTCGCGCGGCGTGATCGAATATCTGATCGACGGGATCGCGGCTGGCCGCGACTGGCACAGCGTGAAGGGCAATCACGACATCGAGCTGCCGCGTCTGCTCAGGGATGAAGGGATGAGCGATCCCCCAAACCCGCCACTCTGGACCGAAGAGCTGAACCACGGCGCGGAGACCACGCTCGCCTCATACGGTATTCCCGACGCGCGGAGCCTGCCTTTTGACGAGGTTCAGGACCGGGCGCGGCGTCTCGTTCCACAGCAGCATGCGGATTTTCTGGATCGCTTACCGCTTTACATGCAGGAGCCCGGATTCCTGTTCGTCCACGCCGGCATCAGGCCGGGTATCCCGCTGGCAGCGCAGTCGCCCATTGATCTTATGTGGATCAGAAACCCGTTCCACGACTCCACTGCCGATCACGGTGCCTTGGTCATCCACGGTCATACGCCGCTGCGCAAAGCGACACATTACGGAAACCGGGTGAATATCGACAGCGGTGCCGGATATGGCCGCCCGCTCTCGGCCATTCGGCTGGATCGGGACGGGGTCTGGCTTCTGGGCACGGAAGATGCAGAATTGATGACGCCCGGGCCGACGCTGTAG
- the serA gene encoding phosphoglycerate dehydrogenase: MPKVLVSDKLSETAVQIFRDRGIDVDFMPELGKDKEKLAEVIGQYDGLAIRSATKVTEKLLQNANNLKVIGRAGIGVDNVDIPAASKKGVIVMNTPFGNSVTTAEHAIALMFAVARQLPEASVSTHAGKWEKSRFMGVEVFNKTLGLIGAGNIGSIVADRALGLKMKVLAYDPFLSEERADQLGVKKVELDELLGKADFITMHVPLTDKTRNILSRENIAKTKKGVRIVNAARGGLVDEEALAEALKSGHVAGAALDVFATEPATDSPLFNLPNVVATPHLGASTTEAQENVALQVAEQMSDYLLTGAVTNALNMPSVTAEEAKTMGPWIKLAGHLGSFIGQMTNEPIKSINVTYDGVAAEMNLNALNASVISGVMKASNPDVNMVSAPAIAKERGIQLATTRQEAGGVYDGYIKVTVVTDERERSIAGTVFSDGKPRFIQIRGINVDAEIGEHMLYTRNKDVPGVIGALGSTLGDLGVNIANFQLGRTSSGEDAIAILYLDEAMSDEALAALEKTGKFLQARALHFEI, encoded by the coding sequence ATGCCCAAGGTACTCGTCTCCGACAAGCTGTCGGAAACCGCCGTCCAGATCTTCCGCGACCGTGGAATCGACGTGGATTTCATGCCCGAACTCGGCAAGGACAAGGAAAAACTGGCCGAAGTGATCGGTCAGTATGACGGTCTCGCCATCCGTTCGGCCACCAAGGTCACGGAAAAACTGCTCCAGAATGCCAACAATCTGAAGGTCATCGGCCGCGCCGGGATCGGCGTCGACAATGTCGATATTCCGGCGGCGTCGAAGAAAGGCGTGATCGTGATGAACACGCCGTTCGGCAACTCCGTCACCACTGCCGAACACGCCATTGCACTGATGTTCGCGGTCGCCCGGCAATTGCCGGAGGCCAGCGTCTCGACCCATGCCGGGAAATGGGAAAAAAGCCGCTTCATGGGCGTCGAGGTCTTCAACAAGACGCTGGGCCTGATCGGTGCGGGCAATATCGGCTCCATCGTCGCGGACCGCGCGCTTGGGCTGAAGATGAAGGTTCTGGCCTATGACCCGTTCCTGTCGGAAGAGCGCGCGGATCAGCTTGGCGTCAAGAAGGTCGAGCTGGACGAGTTGCTGGGCAAGGCCGACTTCATCACCATGCATGTGCCGCTGACCGACAAGACCCGCAATATCCTGTCGCGCGAGAACATCGCCAAGACCAAAAAGGGCGTCCGCATCGTCAACGCAGCCCGCGGCGGTCTGGTGGACGAGGAAGCTCTGGCAGAGGCGCTGAAATCGGGCCATGTCGCCGGTGCCGCGCTTGATGTATTCGCGACGGAACCTGCGACGGACAGCCCGCTGTTCAACCTGCCGAACGTGGTGGCGACGCCCCATCTCGGCGCATCGACCACGGAAGCACAGGAAAACGTCGCGCTTCAGGTGGCCGAACAGATGTCGGATTACCTGCTGACAGGTGCCGTGACCAATGCGCTCAACATGCCCTCCGTCACTGCCGAGGAAGCCAAGACGATGGGTCCGTGGATCAAGCTGGCAGGGCATCTGGGCAGCTTCATCGGGCAGATGACCAACGAGCCGATCAAATCCATCAATGTCACCTATGATGGCGTCGCGGCAGAGATGAACCTGAACGCCCTGAACGCTTCGGTGATTTCGGGGGTGATGAAGGCGTCAAACCCGGATGTGAACATGGTCTCGGCCCCGGCAATCGCGAAGGAACGCGGCATTCAGCTTGCCACCACCCGGCAGGAGGCAGGCGGCGTTTATGACGGCTATATCAAGGTGACGGTCGTGACTGATGAGCGTGAACGCTCCATCGCCGGGACCGTGTTCAGCGACGGCAAGCCGCGCTTCATCCAGATCCGCGGCATCAATGTCGACGCCGAAATCGGCGAACACATGCTGTATACCCGCAACAAGGACGTGCCCGGCGTGATCGGCGCCCTTGGTTCAACGCTGGGGGATCTGGGCGTGAACATCGCCAATTTCCAGCTTGGCCGGACCAGCTCGGGCGAAGACGCCATCGCGATCCTGTATCTGGATGAGGCAATGTCGGACGAGGCGCTGGCGGCGCTCGAAAAGACGGGCAAATTCCTGCAGGCGCGCGCCTTGCATTTCGAAATCTGA
- a CDS encoding phosphoserine transaminase encodes MANTQPAARPANPRFSSGPCAKIPNYNLNLLSDAPLGRSHRAAVGKAKLAQAIEQTREILGVPEDYRIGIVPASDTGAVEMAMWSLLGARPVEMLAWESFGAGWVTDVVKQLKLDAKVQTADYGQIVDFSTVDFDRDVVFTWNGTTSGVRLPNGDAIPADRVGLTICDATSAAFAMELPFDKLDVVTFSWQKVLGGEGGHGVLILSPRAVERLENYTPAWPLPKIFRLTKGGKLIEGIFRGETINTPSMLCVEDYLVALEWAKSVGGRQGLIDRATTNAQAVWDFCADRDWIANLAEDPATASTTSVCLKFTDDRIADGAAFAKAVAKRLEKEGVGLDMGAYRDAPAGLRIWCGSTVETADVQALLPWIEWAFNEEIAAQG; translated from the coding sequence ATGGCGAATACGCAACCGGCTGCGCGCCCGGCTAATCCGCGCTTTTCTTCTGGCCCCTGTGCCAAAATCCCCAATTACAATTTGAACCTGCTGTCCGACGCGCCTCTGGGCCGCTCGCACCGTGCCGCTGTTGGCAAGGCGAAGCTGGCGCAGGCGATCGAACAGACCCGCGAAATCCTCGGCGTGCCGGAGGATTACCGGATTGGCATCGTGCCCGCCTCCGACACCGGCGCGGTCGAGATGGCGATGTGGTCGCTGCTGGGCGCGCGCCCGGTCGAGATGCTGGCCTGGGAAAGCTTCGGTGCGGGCTGGGTGACCGATGTGGTCAAGCAGTTGAAGCTGGATGCGAAGGTGCAGACCGCCGATTACGGGCAGATCGTCGATTTCTCGACGGTCGATTTCGACCGCGACGTGGTGTTCACCTGGAACGGAACAACCTCTGGTGTGCGTCTGCCGAATGGCGATGCGATCCCGGCGGATCGGGTTGGGCTGACCATCTGCGACGCGACCTCCGCCGCGTTTGCGATGGAACTGCCCTTCGACAAGCTGGATGTGGTGACGTTCTCCTGGCAAAAAGTGCTGGGCGGCGAAGGCGGGCATGGTGTGCTGATCCTCAGCCCTCGCGCGGTCGAGCGTCTGGAAAACTATACGCCCGCATGGCCTCTGCCCAAGATCTTCCGCCTGACCAAGGGCGGCAAGCTGATCGAAGGGATTTTCCGCGGCGAGACGATCAACACGCCGTCCATGCTCTGCGTCGAGGATTATCTTGTCGCGCTCGAATGGGCCAAGTCGGTCGGCGGGCGGCAGGGTCTGATCGACCGCGCGACGACCAATGCGCAGGCGGTCTGGGACTTCTGCGCGGATCGTGACTGGATCGCCAATCTGGCCGAGGATCCGGCGACGGCGTCGACCACCAGCGTTTGCCTGAAATTCACCGATGACCGGATCGCAGACGGTGCAGCCTTCGCGAAAGCCGTGGCAAAGCGGCTGGAGAAAGAAGGCGTCGGGCTGGATATGGGTGCTTATCGCGATGCGCCCGCCGGTCTGCGCATCTGGTGCGGCTCGACCGTGGAGACCGCCGATGTGCAGGCGCTGCTGCCGTGGATCGAATGGGCGTTCAACGAAGAGATTGCGGCACAGGGGTGA
- a CDS encoding ABC transporter transmembrane domain-containing protein produces the protein MARAPSIQDDRPSSRRVSALSALWPFIRPYRGMAIAALAALVATATISLILPLAVRRVVDGFDVGSALLDEYFGAALMIVIGLAFGTGLRYYLVTRLGERVVADIRKAVFSRVIGLSPAFFERVITGEILSRITTDTTVIQSVVGSSVSVALRNVLLMIGGLVMLFLTSPKLTGLVLLLVPVILIPIIGLGRRLRVLARENQDWIAASSGSASEALQAAQTVQAYTHETATRAEFARVTEESFLSARRRIATRAALTVIVIFLICAGIIGVLWIGARDVQAGLMSVGELVQFVIYAVLVAGSVGALSEIWGELQRAAGATERLAELLASDDSIADPAAPSPLPRPVRGEIGFDGVSFAYPSRPDGAALIDLDLTIQPGETVALVGPSGAGKTTVIQLIQRFWDPLQGRVTLDGIDLRDMARVDFREAMALVPQDPVIFATSARENIRFGRPDASDTEIEAAARAANAHDFLSALPQGYDTQLGERGLMLSGGQKQRIAIARAVLRDAPVLLLDEATSALDAESEYAVQKAVEKLAEGRTTIIVAHRLATVKSADRIIVFESGRIVAQGNHEELVAQGGLYARLARLQFTAGHDSARAAE, from the coding sequence ATGGCACGCGCACCCAGCATTCAGGATGATCGCCCTTCCAGCCGTCGCGTCAGCGCCTTATCCGCGCTATGGCCCTTCATCCGGCCCTATCGGGGCATGGCCATTGCCGCCCTCGCCGCGCTTGTCGCCACGGCCACGATCAGCCTGATCCTGCCGCTTGCTGTCCGCCGTGTGGTCGACGGCTTCGACGTCGGATCGGCGCTTCTGGACGAATATTTCGGGGCGGCATTGATGATCGTCATCGGCCTCGCATTCGGCACCGGGCTGCGATATTACCTCGTCACCCGGCTGGGCGAACGCGTTGTCGCGGATATTCGCAAAGCCGTATTCTCACGCGTGATCGGCCTGTCGCCCGCGTTTTTCGAGCGGGTCATCACCGGCGAAATCCTCAGCCGGATCACCACGGATACAACGGTCATTCAGTCGGTCGTCGGCTCCTCCGTCTCGGTCGCGCTGCGCAATGTGCTGCTGATGATCGGCGGGCTGGTGATGTTGTTCCTGACCTCGCCCAAGCTGACCGGCCTGGTCCTGCTGCTGGTGCCGGTGATCCTGATCCCCATCATCGGGCTGGGCCGCAGGCTCCGCGTTCTGGCGCGGGAGAACCAGGACTGGATCGCGGCATCGTCCGGCTCCGCCTCCGAAGCGCTGCAAGCGGCGCAGACCGTGCAGGCCTACACCCACGAGACCGCGACGCGGGCCGAGTTCGCGCGCGTGACGGAGGAGAGCTTCTTGTCGGCACGCCGCCGCATCGCAACCCGTGCCGCGTTGACAGTGATCGTGATCTTCCTGATCTGCGCAGGCATCATCGGCGTTCTGTGGATCGGCGCGCGCGATGTGCAGGCCGGGCTGATGAGCGTCGGTGAACTGGTGCAGTTCGTCATATATGCCGTGCTGGTCGCGGGTTCCGTCGGCGCCCTGTCCGAGATCTGGGGCGAGCTTCAGCGTGCCGCAGGCGCCACCGAGCGGCTGGCGGAGTTGCTGGCCTCTGACGACAGCATCGCCGATCCCGCAGCCCCCTCCCCGCTGCCCCGCCCGGTTCGCGGGGAAATCGGCTTTGACGGGGTCAGCTTCGCCTATCCCTCCCGCCCGGATGGCGCGGCGCTGATCGATCTCGACCTGACGATCCAGCCGGGAGAGACGGTTGCACTTGTCGGCCCGTCGGGCGCTGGCAAGACGACGGTGATCCAGCTGATCCAGCGCTTCTGGGACCCGCTGCAGGGCCGGGTGACGCTGGACGGCATCGATCTGCGCGACATGGCACGAGTCGATTTCCGCGAGGCGATGGCGCTTGTTCCGCAAGACCCGGTGATCTTTGCAACTTCGGCCCGCGAGAATATCCGCTTCGGTCGCCCCGATGCCAGCGACACGGAGATCGAGGCCGCGGCGCGTGCCGCCAATGCGCATGATTTCCTCTCCGCCCTTCCGCAGGGTTACGACACGCAACTGGGCGAACGCGGGCTGATGCTGTCAGGCGGGCAGAAACAACGCATCGCCATCGCCCGCGCCGTTCTGCGCGACGCCCCGGTGCTGTTGCTGGATGAGGCGACATCGGCGCTCGACGCCGAATCTGAATATGCTGTTCAGAAGGCGGTCGAGAAGCTGGCCGAGGGGCGCACCACGATCATCGTCGCGCACCGGCTGGCCACCGTCAAAAGCGCCGACCGCATCATTGTTTTCGAGAGCGGCCGGATCGTCGCACAGGGCAATCACGAGGAACTGGTGGCACAAGGCGGCCTTTACGCCCGCCTCGCAAGGCTTCAGTTCACAGCAGGTCACGACAGCGCCCGAGCCGCTGAGTAA
- a CDS encoding 5'-methylthioadenosine/S-adenosylhomocysteine nucleosidase (Enables the cleavage of the glycosidic bond in both 5'-methylthioadenosine and S-adenosylhomocysteine), translating into MTDDLPPLTEISGVPVLFVMAAEAEYGKALRERITPLMTGIGPIEAALAMGVALTRLERKGALPAFVVSLGSAGSARLEQGAVYQARSVSWRDIDASPLGFEKGVTPLLGQPATLPLDLHIPGIPAVSLSTGANVVSGDAYGAIPEDMVDMESFAVLRACQQFGLPLIALRGISDGAEELSHIDDWKRYLHIVDERLAEAVDALRDALSSGEIKL; encoded by the coding sequence ATGACTGACGATCTGCCGCCGCTGACCGAAATATCCGGCGTCCCGGTCCTGTTCGTGATGGCGGCGGAGGCGGAATACGGCAAGGCACTGCGCGAACGGATCACCCCCCTGATGACCGGCATTGGCCCGATCGAGGCGGCTTTGGCAATGGGCGTGGCCCTGACACGGCTGGAACGCAAGGGGGCGCTGCCTGCATTTGTCGTCTCGCTCGGCTCCGCCGGATCGGCGCGGCTTGAGCAGGGTGCCGTCTATCAGGCCCGGTCAGTCAGTTGGCGCGATATCGACGCCTCACCTCTGGGGTTTGAGAAAGGCGTGACCCCGCTGCTCGGCCAGCCCGCGACGCTGCCACTCGACCTGCATATCCCGGGCATTCCGGCGGTCAGCCTGTCGACCGGGGCGAATGTCGTGTCCGGCGATGCCTACGGGGCCATCCCCGAGGATATGGTCGATATGGAGAGTTTCGCCGTGCTGCGTGCCTGTCAGCAATTCGGCCTGCCGCTGATCGCCCTTCGCGGTATCTCGGACGGTGCCGAAGAATTATCGCATATCGACGATTGGAAACGCTATCTGCATATCGTCGATGAACGTCTGGCCGAAGCCGTGGACGCGCTGCGTGACGCTTTGTCATCGGGCGAAATCAAGCTTTGA
- the truA gene encoding tRNA pseudouridine(38-40) synthase TruA: MPRYAFRVEYDGAPFAGWQAQADQPSVQGTIEAALARLDPGFADGARIAAAGRTDTGVHATGQVCHADLVREWDSFRLSEALNWHLKPAPVAITATAEVGEVFHARFSARERRYTFRLIARRAPVVADRGQVWQVLRPLDVQAMRDGARHLIGQHDFTTFRSTMCQAKSPVKTLDEITIEEHPYPAGQEIRFHLRARSFLHNQVRSIVGTLERVGAGSWHPDQVRDALEARNRASCGPVCPPQGLSLTGVGYDPDPFADG; the protein is encoded by the coding sequence ATGCCGCGCTACGCTTTTCGTGTCGAATATGACGGCGCGCCTTTCGCGGGCTGGCAGGCACAGGCCGATCAGCCGAGCGTGCAGGGCACGATAGAGGCAGCACTGGCGCGGCTCGATCCCGGTTTTGCCGATGGCGCGCGGATTGCCGCAGCGGGGCGCACGGATACCGGGGTTCACGCAACTGGACAGGTATGTCATGCCGATCTGGTTCGGGAATGGGACAGTTTTCGTCTGTCAGAGGCGCTGAACTGGCACCTGAAGCCCGCCCCGGTCGCCATCACGGCAACAGCAGAGGTCGGGGAAGTTTTCCACGCCCGGTTCTCCGCCCGCGAACGCCGCTACACGTTCCGGCTGATTGCGCGCCGCGCCCCTGTGGTGGCGGATCGCGGTCAGGTCTGGCAGGTTCTGCGCCCGCTGGATGTGCAGGCGATGCGGGACGGCGCGCGCCACCTGATAGGGCAGCATGATTTCACCACCTTCCGCAGCACCATGTGTCAGGCGAAATCCCCGGTCAAAACGCTCGACGAAATCACCATCGAGGAACACCCCTACCCCGCCGGGCAGGAAATCCGGTTCCATCTGCGCGCCCGCAGCTTTCTGCATAATCAGGTCCGCAGCATCGTCGGCACACTCGAACGGGTCGGCGCGGGATCGTGGCATCCCGATCAGGTCAGGGATGCGCTTGAAGCCCGCAACCGTGCTTCCTGCGGCCCGGTCTGCCCGCCTCAGGGGCTCAGCCTGACCGGCGTCGGCTATGATCCCGACCCGTTTGCAGACGGCTGA